In Colletotrichum higginsianum IMI 349063 chromosome 1, whole genome shotgun sequence, the DNA window GAAAGCGGCGAGAGATGGCCAGGGGTCATCGACTGGCTGACGATTCCTTTTGTGGACGGGCGTGTCTTCATTGTCGACTGGCTGAGGAAGGCTTACCTCAAGTTGCAAGGTGCACTTTGCCGTCGCCCCGTCTCCGCTACCCCAGCATTCAGGAAGTtggagaaaaaaaaaaggcccACACAGTAATTAACCCCATGGCGCGGGGTGGAGGTGGAGTGTAAAGCCCGGCTGCGAGCGCGCAGCAAGGGAGGCCACGAGAGCCAGCCACCTGCCAGCCGGACAAGAGAGTCATGAGACCTGTCTTGGACGCGTGGTGTGCGATGgccgcccccccctttgcGTCCTTGGCGTATGATGACCCTGCCGACATCATGTTCAAGGCCGTGCTTGGCTTGTCTGTGGACGGATGGATAACCGCTCGTTGCTGCCATTGATTGATGGACCTGGGCCGGCCTCAGTGACAGTCAATGTCAgtgtcaccgccgccgcccacttACTCACTACTCgcgcgccgttgccgttgccgttcccacaccacaaccacccccctcctcttaTTCTGTCTACTTGCTTGCTCTACTCTACCAGTtgcagcgacggcggcatgtcTTTGGAGGGATAGTCCCGAGGTTGATTCACCTTCTTCTTGACTCGTCGTGATTTAAATACCCGCTATCCTCTCACTCACTTGCAAGTCCGTCGTCCGTTTCCCGCACTCTCTTGGCTTGGCAGTGGACCAACATCCCAATCTTTATTGTCTTACCcagactctctctctctctctccataCACCTCTTTCcatctcttcctctcttctcgGTGTATTCCCAGCTGAACCAACTGCGCCTCCCCTGagtccccccctcccccccccgcctcccaCGCTCCAAACTTGATTTATACAAGCTTCGTCCTAAAATCACTCTACCTTTACGCTGACACGCTTCGCTGCTCACCCCATCCGAAGTCTGTCGATCACGGACAGCGTCCCCCGGTaccccccgccgccgccgcaccgTTTAGCCGAGAGTTCGACACTGGttcctctcttctcataAGGATCGGGGAGCCGGACTCTCCCAGCCATGAGACAGCATCTTTTCTACACCTCGCTCCTGTCGACACTGCTCGCAGCACCGACGTCCGCTCTCCCAAACTTCTTTTCCGACCAAGAACGGGCGCCTTTACGACCAGACCTCAAGCGCTCAGAGCCGGCAGCACACATGGCGAGACAAGCAACCGATCGGTCCGGCCGCTGGCGACCCCAGATCCATTTCTCACCACCCGCCGAATGGCTTAACGACCCAAACGGCCTGTTTGTTGATTCCGACGGCGTGTGGCACATGTACTACCAATGTGAGATCTCCCATCTCCTGGCCGTGGTTTACAATTGTTTCGTCCCAGTCCTTATGCTTGTTTGCTCCCCCCCCTACCCCCTACGATTCATCTCCTGCCAATGTTTTCCCAGAAGTTCCGCCCATCCCTCCCTGCCCCCAACCCGGGCCCGTTCTTGAATGAGTTGTGTAACGATGGCGGTGCGCATGATCCGGGAGCGCGGTTCCCCTCCGTCACGTTTGCCAGTGCAGCGTCAAACAAGGCGCGCTTCCGTCATTCCCATTGGATCTGCCCGCCTGCACACGTGCTAGGTTTCCTGCTAGTCGTGCGTGAGGGCTGCGACTCTGCCAAAGACGGAAACATCACATGCGCGATGATGGTGAATGGGCGTTGCAGTCCCACCCCCCGCATTTCCGGGCGGGAGAGAAACGAGACGATGCGTCCCATCCCGTCAATCAGCACGATCGGCATCTGGCTGCTCGATGCGCTTCTGCGATGCGCTCTTATCTGGCGTTTCGTGTGTCACTGCCTTGATGGAAGCCCATGTCTACCGGGCTTGGCGCAGCCAAATGATTTCCAGCGTGACGGTGAaaaaacgaaaaaaaaaaaaaagaagaaaaaaaccccTCCGTTTGACTGACATCCATCTGTTGTAGACGCCGACAACGTCGCCGGGGCCGGCGTGAAGCATTGGGGCCACACGACGGCCACCGACTTCTACGACTGGGTCGACCACCCTGTCGCCATCCCCGCCACCGCGCGCGACGGCTCCATCTGGTCGGggagcgtcgtcgtcgaccgcaACAACTCGTCgggcttcttcccctccGACAAGACCAGCGGCAAGGACAACATCATCGCCTACTACACCTCGTGGGAGCCCGACCAGGAATCCCAGCACCTGGCGTGGTCctacgacggcggcaagacctTCAACCAGTACGAGAAGAACCCCATCATCTCGCTCGACCGGCACGGCTTCCGCGACCCCAAGATCTCCTTCCACCACGAGACCAAGACATGGGTCATGGTTCTGTCGCGGGAGCACGACGTCGCCTTCTACACCTCGACCGACCTCGTCAAGTGGGAGCAGTCCTCTCTGTGGAACCCGCAGCGCGACATCGGCCTGATCGAGTGCCCCCAGTTCCTCCAGATCCCCCGGAAGGACAGGtccggcaccgtcgtcggcgccaaaTGGGTCCTGACCCTCAGCCTGGGAGGCGGtgcccccggcggcggcgccgccgtccggtACCTCACCGGCGAATGGGACGGCAAGTCCTTCACGCCCGACGCGCCGTCCTCCGGCCGCGCCGCGGGCGGGGTGCTTCACTCGCCACGCCAGGAGAGCTTCACCCTGCACGACTTTGACTTTGGCCCCGACAAGTACGCCACCGCCTTCTTCCACTCCCAgaacctcgacgacgccaaggaagacgCATACTCCATCACCTGGGCCGTCGACGCGTCCCGATACGGGTGCTGCACGCCGACCGACCAGGAGGGTTGGCGTCACTGCATGGGCGGCGTGCGCCGCCACtggctcgacgccgacaccaACCGGCTcatgtcggcgccggccggcgacCTGTCCAAGCTCGCGAGCACGACGCCCGGCTGGAACCCCATcatcgaggagaaggacgtCTCGGGCATCGAGGGCAGCAGCGCCGTCCTCCGCGAATTCAACCCGGCCGTCGAGTGGACCCTGACCGTCCGCATGGCCAAGTCCCTGCTCCAGGAGGGCTCGACAGCCTCGGCCCAGCTGGCGTTCAAGGCCTCCCAGTCGAGCGGCACGGAGCAGGTCACGCTCGGGTTCGAgttcgccggcgcctccggcaacggcgtgccctcggcgagcttcaGCATCGGCCGCGTCAGCACGGCGTGGGACCGCTCCGGCACCTTTGGCATCTCCGACGTCCGCgccctggacgccgccgccgcctcctcccaaGAGGGCTCCGACGCCAACGTCGAGTTTACCCTGCACGGCATCCTCGACCGCTCCGTGCTCGAGGTTtacgtcaacggcggcgtcgaggccggtACGATGCTCTACTTCACCGACAAGCCCCTCGACAGCATCCTCCTCACCCGCGGCTCCGGCTCCAAAGACCAGGGCATCACCTTCGACttcaaggccgtcgccctcaAGAGCTCGTGGGGAACGTATGAGGAGAAGGACGTCTCGCAGTCAAAGCAGGACGAATGGGTCACGGAGGAGCTGTGAGAGGATCCCTGTCCGGCCCGTCGACACGATCCCTTGTGTGCATCCCGTGGCGGTACTGGTGTCTTCTTGGCGATGGTGATTTCCTTACGTCCCCGATTCGGGACGGTGCTCGCGAGAGCCCTCTCTGCGCGTCAGAAAGTGGGATTTCAAGGCGAGGGTTTTGGTGGTGTTTTATTTGCTTTAGTCATGAAGGAGTCGAGGCACGAGGGGCGCCTACGAGGCCAGTGGGCATGGACAGGGGGCCGTCTTTGGTATTAGTACAAAGCTCCCCCGCATCACTAGGTCGCATCCATACGAATCATGAACCATTTCTTGCACCTTTTTGACTCGATCACGATCGATTATGTATTGTCTCGAAGCACCCCCGGGTAAATACTGTCTGTCTTGTAGGTCGActtgaggggggggggggggggggggggggggggctccGCGTAGACCAGATCGCCATCATCCCTTCCATCGCATTCGCATGCTTACGCGAGTATCTTTGTTATCTACAACGCCGCCCTCCCTCGCCCCCACCGACAACAATAGACAAAAGAAGGAGGGGCCGAGGAACAGACAAGTGTTGCGATCCGGCATGTTCGGCCCAAATGGCCGATCGAGGAAGCCGCCCGCCGCTATGCACACGCCATCCTCTGTCCTCCCATCCGGAAACGACCGCCGCATCGTTTTGAGTTGCCAAGAAAGTGTGAGTATACCGCAGGGCCAACGCGTTGGCCACTCCAGCAGGGATGGATCAGAAGACCATGGAGGATGTCGTGGGAGTTCTCGTACCATGTTACCAGAAACCCAACGGCGAATCCGCATTCGAGCCAGCTCCATCTTTGTCTATGTTGCGTGTCTGACGAGTAGAAGATCTCGTAGCGCACCCGTAGAAAACACAATACGTTCTTTTTATTACACATGTATATTTGATGCTTATAGATTCGCTCTCAGATCGcggcatctcctcctcggcttcccGTAGACCCTGAGCGAATACGTGCCATCTCCTGACGCCAGAAAGAACCGTCTTACTTCATAACAATGTTTGACAAGTCTATATCGTACCAAACCCGGAAAATCACAGACCCATATGCATGCATGCCGGATAGTAAaatacacatacacacgcaAACCCGGATCGCCGTGCCGCTTCCATGTCAAGGGAAATATCTACTGACTGACTAACTGTATATAGCCGGTCAATCACCGCTGCTTCTGGTGTCATGTCTCGTATGTTCCATGTCGAATCAGCCGAGCTCTCGGGGCATCTGCGGGGCCTACCCAATCTGTTGGCAGACTCCTGGCCCCGGGCTCCGGACATCCGTTCTCCTCAGAATATGTGGCGCGATGACAAGGGAAAAGCGCCGCCGGGTAGGAATAAAGAATACAATaaaaaaggaaggcaggTGGGTATGTCAGGGGTATTTAGTAGCCTAGTCCAGCGACGGCAGCCACAACCTCCCGTCGTAACCTCCGCTTCACGTCCGCATCCCGGTCTGCTTCCCTGAGTGCGTCGTTCGGGTCAACCTTCTTGTcaccctccttcttgtcctcttccttcttaTCGCTCTCCTTGGCGTCCTTCGGCTTCGCTGTTTTGTCGTCCGagggaggcgggggaggagTAATCTTGGCCGGATCAGCCTTAGGGTCGCCGGGCTTCTCTGTCTTGTCGACGGGTGCATGCTCATTCTTCAGCATTTCCTTCTCTTGCTTAGCCTTCTCCGCGGCCAACTTATCCGCTCGCTGGTCGTCTTCCAGAGCGTCGTCATTCGCGGGCGCGACCTTCTTTGCTTCTCCGTTGTTGATGCTTGCCAAGACTGCGCTGTCAAAAAGGTGAGCGGCCTCGTTGCTGGTCATGGCATACTTGGTCGAGTTGAGAGGCTGGCCGAGAACGGAGGCCTGGGCGTCAAGCTTGTCGTAGAACGCGTTGGTCGGCCCCTCATCCAAATAGTTGAGACGGTGACCGCACCGAGCACCGAGCACGTCACGGATCTTAGGGTCGGAGGTGCAGCAATTACCCCAGCAGTCGCTAAGGCGGTCGATGATGGACCGGTACGGGTTGCGCCGGCGACTCTGGTCGATAATGTGCACGATCGTGGGAATGGCAACCTCGTGGAAGACTCCAAAGCCCGCGAAGATCTCGGACAGGAAGATATAGTCGGCAAAGAATCGTCGGGGAATGTAGTAGATGTCACTCCAGCCAACACACCACTCGTCCCGCCGGATCTTGTAGTCGAGGTCGAAATTGTCCACCACTGCAGACGCCGCCATAGAGGTGCGATGGAAGTCTTGTCCCCATCCCCACCAGTTGTAGAATTTGATATCCGT includes these proteins:
- a CDS encoding Beta-fructofuranosidase codes for the protein MRQHLFYTSLLSTLLAAPTSALPNFFSDQERAPLRPDLKRSEPAAHMARQATDRSGRWRPQIHFSPPAEWLNDPNGLFVDSDGVWHMYYQYADNVAGAGVKHWGHTTATDFYDWVDHPVAIPATARDGSIWSGSVVVDRNNSSGFFPSDKTSGKDNIIAYYTSWEPDQESQHLAWSYDGGKTFNQYEKNPIISLDRHGFRDPKISFHHETKTWVMVLSREHDVAFYTSTDLVKWEQSSLWNPQRDIGLIECPQFLQIPRKDRSGTVVGAKWVLTLSLGGGAPGGGAAVRYLTGEWDGKSFTPDAPSSGRAAGGVLHSPRQESFTLHDFDFGPDKYATAFFHSQNLDDAKEDAYSITWAVDASRYGCCTPTDQEGWRHCMGGVRRHWLDADTNRLMSAPAGDLSKLASTTPGWNPIIEEKDVSGIEGSSAVLREFNPAVEWTLTVRMAKSLLQEGSTASAQLAFKASQSSGTEQVTLGFEFAGASGNGVPSASFSIGRVSTAWDRSGTFGISDVRALDAAAASSQEGSDANVEFTLHGILDRSVLEVYVNGGVEAGTMLYFTDKPLDSILLTRGSGSKDQGITFDFKAVALKSSWGTYEEKDVSQSKQDEWVTEEL